The DNA region TCGGTCGGCCGCAGCCGCTGCCACCAGTCGGTGAGCGGCACTCCGTCGACGATCCGCATGCGTTCGAAGGGGTGGTAGAAGACGTCGCCCGGTGCCCGCCAGTCCTCCAGGCGCACCGCGAGCTTGTACGTGGCGTTGCATTCCGGCATCCAGTCCGACTCGCTGAGGCCCAGGTAGTCGAAGAAGTGCCGGACCGTGCTGAAGGTCGCCTCCCCCACGCCGATCGTGCCGATGCGCCGGGATTCGACGACGGTGACGTCGATGTTGTTCCCGAAGGCCGCCCGAAGATAAGCGGAGGCCATCCAACCGGCTGTTCCGCCGCCCAGTACCACAACACTCTGCTTCATGCCTTGGACCCTAGATCGCGACGCGGTGCGGTGTCCTCGGCAGTTCGGGGGGATTGCTCGGGGTTTGATCGCTCAAAGGACTAGGTCGAAGTAATGGGAAGAACCGCGGACACATGACTTCGGAATATGGCAGAAAGTCGTGACTGCTCGCGGAGCGCACGGGAGAGGATGACTACTACTGTTCGAACCTGTCGATCCGCGCCGGGAGAACGCATGCGACCAGTCCGTTCCACGGAAGCGCCGACGGCGAAGACCGGGGATCCGGCCGGGTCCGCCGACAGAACGCTGAGGATCTTCCTGGTCGACGACTCCAGTCTCGTGCGCGTCGGACTGATCCACATTCTCCGCGACCATCCCGACCTCACCCTGGCCGGCAGCAGTGCCGAGAGTTCCACGGCCGTGGAGGCGTGCCTCGACCCGTCGTTCGACGTGCTCGTCGTCAACGCCTCCTGCCGGTCGATCGACGTGGCCCATCTGGTGCACCGCGCGGCGCACTTCGCCGAGAGCGGTGCCTCCAGGATCCTGCTGCTGGCCGGCGAAGCCGACGACCGGATCTGCTCGGAGGCGGACACCCTGGGGGCCGGAGGAGTGGTGCTGACCACGGAGGACCCGGAACACCTGGTCTCCGCGCTGCGGCTGGTGGCCAGGGGGTACCGCGTCTGTGCGCCGGGCAGCCGCCGGTCTCCCGGAGCGTCGCCGCGCGATCGCTCCGCCCGCCACCAGCTGCTGGACCTGCTGACGCTGCGCGAACGCCAGGTGCTGGAGCTGTTGGCGCGCGGGATGAAGAACGCCGAGATCGCGGCCGAACTGGTGGTCAGCGAGAGCACGGTCAAGACGCACGTGCAGAACCTGCTGCTCAAGCTGGGACTGCGCAACCGGGCCAGCGCGGTGGCGGTCGCCTACGAACTGGGCATCAGCCGGAGCGGCTAAGCCGGTCGAGGACGGGGAACCCGCCCACCCGTCAACTCGCCCGGACCGGTCGGACGGGCTTCAGTGACGATCGCTGAGCGCCAGCCGGACTCCCAGACCGACCATCACGACTCCCGACGCGCCACCGATCCATGCCAGGCGCCGGGGCGACCCGGAAAGCCAGTTGCGGGCCGTCCCGGCGAGGACGCCCCACGACGCATCGGAGACGAGGGCGACCAGCACACAGATCGCGCCCAGGAGCAGTATCTGGACGGTGACGCTCCCTCCGGAGGGTTCGACGAACTGCGGCAGCACGGCGGTGAAGATCAGCAGCCCCTTGGGATTGCTGACACCCACCACGAACCCCTCGCGCAGGATCCGGGCCAGGCCCGCGGCCTCCGGCCCGGCCTCGTCCGTCGTGCCCAGCCGGTGCCGGTGCCGCCACGCCTGAACACCCAGGTACACGAGGTACATCGCCCCCGCGAACTTGATGACCGAGAAGACGAGCAGCGACCGCTCGACGATGCTCCCCAGACCGAATGCCACCAGGACCACCTGGACGAGCAGCCCCGCCTCGTTCCCGATCGCCGAGGACACCGCGGCCCGGCGCCCGAGCGAAATGCCCCGACTGACGACGAACAGAACACTGGGGCCCGGCACGGCGATCAGCAGTGCCACCACGGTCAGGAACACGCCCAGACG from Kitasatospora cathayae includes:
- a CDS encoding response regulator transcription factor encodes the protein MRPVRSTEAPTAKTGDPAGSADRTLRIFLVDDSSLVRVGLIHILRDHPDLTLAGSSAESSTAVEACLDPSFDVLVVNASCRSIDVAHLVHRAAHFAESGASRILLLAGEADDRICSEADTLGAGGVVLTTEDPEHLVSALRLVARGYRVCAPGSRRSPGASPRDRSARHQLLDLLTLRERQVLELLARGMKNAEIAAELVVSESTVKTHVQNLLLKLGLRNRASAVAVAYELGISRSG
- a CDS encoding LysE family translocator, with the translated sequence MIGLDRLGVFLTVVALLIAVPGPSVLFVVSRGISLGRRAAVSSAIGNEAGLLVQVVLVAFGLGSIVERSLLVFSVIKFAGAMYLVYLGVQAWRHRHRLGTTDEAGPEAAGLARILREGFVVGVSNPKGLLIFTAVLPQFVEPSGGSVTVQILLLGAICVLVALVSDASWGVLAGTARNWLSGSPRRLAWIGGASGVVMVGLGVRLALSDRH